The window GGTCACTTCCATCTCAGCGTTGCAGGAGTCGCACACGATCACGTCGCCCACCGACAGGTCGGCGCGGTCGGCGTCGGTGAGTTCCAGCACCTCGGCGCACACGGGGCAGTCGATTTCCAGGGTCGCCATAACCCCAGTTTACGGGGTGGGCTCCTGCGGCTGCTCCCCCGGAAAGCGCCCGTACTTCTTGAAAAAGGCCAGGATGCTCCCCTCCCGCAGCGCCTCGCGCAGGAACTCGGGCGGCGGCGGAAGCTGAATCGTGCCGCCCGCGTACGTCAGCACGCCGGTCTGGGCGTCCAGGCTCACCTCGTCCCCGTCCTGGAACGTGCCGGTCAGGTCGGCCTCGAAGGCGGGGATGCCCAGGTTCAGCAGGTTGCGGTAGTGGATGCGGGCGAAGGAGGGCGCGACGATGCCGCCGATCTGGAGCTTTTTCAGCGCCTGCGGGGCATATTCGCGGCTGGAGCCCAGGCCCCAGTTGCGCCCGCCGATGAGCACGTCGCCGGGCCGAACCTGCGCGGCGAACTCGGGACGGATGTAGTGGAAGGCGAAGGTCTGAAACACGTCCTCACCCGCCATAAAGGGCGCGAACTTCCCGGGGAGGATGTCGTCGGTGTTGACCGAGTCGCCGAATTTCCAGATGCGGGGCATGGGGTCTCCTCTTACGATGGCGGGAGATGACGGGAATGCTAACGGCTGACTTCGAGGATTTCTTGCGGCTCCTGAACGAACGGCAGGTCCGGTATGTGGTCGCTGGAGGGTTTGCCATCGCCGCGCATGGCACGCCGCGCTACACGAAGGACCTGGACGTGTGGGTGGAAGTGAGCCCGGAAAACGCCGAGCGTCTGCTGCTGGCCCTGGACGATTTCGGCATGGCCTCGCTTGGTCTGACCAGCGCCGACCTGGAGGAGCGGGACATGGTGCTGCAACTGGGGTACGAGCCCAACCGGATCGACATTCTGACCGGCTTGACCGGAGTTGAGTTTCACGAGGCGTACCCCCGGCGCGTGCTCCTCCAGCTCGGTGAACTCCGGGTCCCTTTTCTTGCCCGCGAGGACCTGATCGCTAATAAGCGGGCGCTGGGACGACCCCGGGACCTGGCCGACATTGAGGACCTACAAGCGGACGACCTAGAATGAGGGCCGTGAAGCCCGGACTGGCCGTGCGGAAATTCAAGCTGGGGCAGGAGCCACCCGCCCGCGAAGAGTGGCGTGACAAGACCTCGGCCGAACGTGTGCTGGAGGTCGAGCGGCTGCGCCGGATGGCGGTGGGGCTGACGGGTGACCCGGACGTGCCGGGGAAGCGGGAAGTTACCGGACGCCGACATTTCGGCCGGTAGGGCGGATGGAGTGGAAGGCGAAGGTCTGAAACACGTCCTCGGCCGCCATGGAGGGCGCGCACTTGCCGGGGAGGATGTCGCCGGTGTTGACGGAGTCGCCGAACTTCCAGACGCGGGGCATGTCAGTTGATCTCCAGACGATACGAGGCACAGGCGAAGGTCACGGCGTCCACCGCACGCGCGAAACCGTGAGGAGCAGTGACTCGCAGGAAGACCTTGCCACTTTCCTCTTTCGCTATACCAACGGTCAGCACACCGAGAGGAAGGTCGTACCAAAGGCCCTCGTCGTAATTGGTGCCGCTCAGCCCACCCTCGAAAGCCCCTCTCATCCCCTCGTCGAGGACCGTTTCTCCCACGCGGGCAAGGAGTTCCAGACAGGGCAGGAAGTTCGCGCCGAGAATCCAGGCGGAATGCGCCCTCATGCCCCCACCGTCGCCTTTACGTCCTCCGGTAGCGCGATCCGCCCCGCCACCGCCGTCGCCGCCGCCACTGCGGGCGAGGCGAGGTAAATCCTCGCGTCCTTATCCCCCATGCGCCCGATGAAGTTGCGATTGGAGGTCGAGACGCAGACCTCGCCGGGGGCGAGCACCCCCTGGTGACGCCCCATGCACGGCCCGCAGCCCGGCGTGCCGAGCACCGCGCCCGCCTGCATCAACGTGAGCAGGGTGCCGTCCGCCATCGCCTCCTCCATAACCTGACTGCTCGCGGGGATGACGAGGAGACGGGTGGAGGGGTGGACCTTCTGCCCTCTCAGGACCTCGGCGGCGGCGTGCAGGTCCTCGATACGCCCGTTGGTGCATGTACCGATAAAGACCTGATCGACCTTCAGGCCACGCAGCTCTGACACATCGTGAACGTTGTCCACTTCACTTGGGGCGCTCATGCGGGGGCGCAGGGCGGAGAGGTCGATCTCGACCTCGCGGATGTACCCCGCGCCAGGATCGGGATACACCCAGTCGGGGATGTCGTAGCCGTAGTCGGTGAGGATTTCACCACCGGGGACGACGAGTCCGGCTTTCGCGCCCGCCTCCACGCACAGGTTCGCCAGCGTCATTCGCTCGCCGCGG is drawn from Deinococcus aerius and contains these coding sequences:
- a CDS encoding LeuD/DmdB family oxidoreductase small subunit — translated: MPRIWKFGDSVNTDDILPGKFAPFMAGEDVFQTFAFHYIRPEFAAQVRPGDVLIGGRNWGLGSSREYAPQALKKLQIGGIVAPSFARIHYRNLLNLGIPAFEADLTGTFQDGDEVSLDAQTGVLTYAGGTIQLPPPPEFLREALREGSILAFFKKYGRFPGEQPQEPTP
- a CDS encoding nucleotidyl transferase AbiEii/AbiGii toxin family protein; amino-acid sequence: MTGMLTADFEDFLRLLNERQVRYVVAGGFAIAAHGTPRYTKDLDVWVEVSPENAERLLLALDDFGMASLGLTSADLEERDMVLQLGYEPNRIDILTGLTGVEFHEAYPRRVLLQLGELRVPFLAREDLIANKRALGRPRDLADIEDLQADDLE
- a CDS encoding homoaconitate hydratase family protein, coding for MTASLPRPQTMAEKILSRRGAQTVYAGDLAVVDVDQVMVVDSIAQSFIERMRRDLDAAPKYPERVSIVIDHVAPASTVSVAQAQKEAREYAAATGVRLFDVGRGICHQVLMEERLAQPGWIVLGSDSHSTTYGAVAAFGTGMGATDIALAAASGKTWLRVPESVRVTFTGDLRPGVTAKDAALEMIRVLGADGATYQSIEMHAGDRFTRGERMTLANLCVEAGAKAGLVVPGGEILTDYGYDIPDWVYPDPGAGYIREVEIDLSALRPRMSAPSEVDNVHDVSELRGLKVDQVFIGTCTNGRIEDLHAAAEVLRGQKVHPSTRLLVIPASSQVMEEAMADGTLLTLMQAGAVLGTPGCGPCMGRHQGVLAPGEVCVSTSNRNFIGRMGDKDARIYLASPAVAAATAVAGRIALPEDVKATVGA